The genome window TGCGAAACAACCGCTTCCTTATCTCCCGAAAGCATAATCGTCTCAATTCCAAGCTTTTTCAGCTCTAAAACCGCCTCCAACGCATCCTCTTTGATCTCGTCGGCAATGGTAATGTAGCCGGCATAGGCATTGTTAATCGCTACGGCGACAATGGTTTCGGCAATGCTGGCAAGCTCACTGGGGTAAGCGACCTGGAATTTGTCCAGCAATTTCAAGTTTCCGGCCAGCATTAAGTCTTCGCCGATCTTCCCTTTGAGACCATGACCCGAAATCTCTTGCACGTCGGTTGGTTTAATCAATCTGAGACCGGAAGCATGTGCAACGACGGCCTTTGCCACAGGATGGGTGGAATAGCTTTCCAGCGAAGCCGTTTTGGTAAGAAAGTCATTGATATTTAGTATGGTCTCTACTTTCTGCACCTTGAAAACTCCTTTGGTCAATGTGCCTGTTTTGTCCGAAACCAGCGTATCAATTTTAGTAATGACATCGAGGAAATTCGCTCCCTTTACAAGAATCCCATTGCGGGACGCCAGCCCGATCCCGCCGAAATAGCCCAGCGGAATTGAAATTGTCAGCGCACAAGGGCATGCGATCACGAGGAACACCATGCCGCGATAAAGCCATTGGTCAAAAACATAATTACTTACAAAAAAGTAGGGCAGGAGGATGATCAGCAATGCCAGGAGAAAAACGATAGGCGTATAAATCTTTGCTAACCGGCTTATCAGCAATTGAGTAGGTGCTTTTCTCCCGGTTGCTTCCTGCACCATTTCCAGAATCCGCGAAAGTTTTGAGTCTTTAAAAAGCGCTGTAACCTCCACTTCAACCGACTTCTCCGTGTTGATCATTCCAGCCAGAACAGCTTCATTTTGACTCTTCTGGTCGGGAACGGATTCGCCGGTAAGAGCGGCTGTGTTGAATGTGCCGTTAAGCGATTTTAATGTGCCATCCAAAGCCACTTTTTCGCCCGCTTTCACGACAATCGTCTCGCCAACGGCCACAGAACCGGGAGCAACCTGAATATCTTTACCATCGCGGATGACAGTAACCTGCTCGGGCCGGATGTCCAGAAGCGCCTTAATTGACCGCTTGGACCTGCTAACAGCCAGATCCTGAAACAGTTCTCCGATCTCGTAAAAGATCATCACCGCAACGCCTTCACTGAATTCGCCTATATAGAAAGCACCGATGGTCGCAATGGTCATCAATGTAAATTCATTGAAAAAGTCGCCGCGCATCACGCGACGGAAGGCAGTTGCAATGGTTTTGTTTCCAGCCAGCACATATGCAGTCAGCATGAGGACGATCTCAGCATTCCTGTCAACCTCGATTTTTAAAATAAACGTGGCAAAAAGGAAACCAAATAAGATCGCCAGACTCACCCAAAGCATCCAGCGGCTTTTCAGCAGTCCCGCATCTGAGCCGCTGCCATGGTCGTGGCTATGATCATGATCGTGGTCATCGTTATCCCCGTGGTCATGCCCGTCATGTGCTGCGTGAGAATGTTCTTTTTTATGGCTTATCAAAACCGGCATATCTGCCGAACAGCAATCCTTACTATCCTGATGTATATGTTTTTTATCTGGCTCAATCTTCATTGCATTATAATCAAAAGGTGTTTGCGTTATCGCAATCATTTGTAACCGGCATTCGATAACGACATAGCAAATATATGCGCTAACACCGTGCAACAGGGTTACAAGTCCTGAAAATCAGCTAATTGCAATGTTGTTGCAGTGGAATTGCTGCGTTTGATCCGGTCAGCAGAACACCGGATTTTTTTGCATCCGGCTGAATTTCAGTTGACAATTTGATTTGTTATAACAATATTATAACTTTGGAATATGTTGGTCAGAGTGCGTAGGATCGGAAACTCCCAGGGTGTTATCCTTTCAAAAAACATGATGGAACAGTGCGATATCAAGGACCTTGTGAATGTGGAGGTCAAAGGAAATTCCATTGTCATTGAACCTGCCACGCAGAGTCCGCGCGCGGGTTGGGAACAGCAATTTGAGTTGGCTAATAAAGGGAGTGAGGAAGATTTGATGGAGGGGTTTTCCAATGAATTCGATGACGCCGAGTGGACATGGTGATCAAAAGATTTGAAATTTATCTTGTTTCTCTTGATCCTACCGTCGGAAGTGAAATAAAGAAATCGCGGCCGTGCGTCGTGATCTCTCCCGACGAAGTCAACCGGTCGCTCAACACGGTCATCATAGCACCGCTTACATCCACCATCAAAAAATACCCTACACGCATTGCCTGTTCCGTAGCAAACAAAGCCGGGCAGATCGCTTTGGATCAGCTCAGGACCGTTGATAAAGTGAGGCTCAGCAAGAAGATCGGCATCCTGGACGCCGAGACTTCCGAAGGCGTGCTGGATATACTTAAAGCATTATTCGCCTGACTTTCAAAACGGCCTGTTTCGAAGAAATTTCCAATAGCAGCGTGTGTGGGGGTTGCCGAGGAAACGGTTTGCGTGATCTTATTGGTGAGCACTTGATCCCGAAATTTCCCCGGAATGCACCAGCCCACGCGATAGCCGGGCACGAATGGCCTCCGTAAGTGCCTTATCCGGAATGTTTGTTACATTACGCTGCACATTAATAAAACTGTTAGCTATGAAAACTGAGATCCTTGTCCAACTTTTCGAACGAGACCTTAAAAAATTACGGGACGAAATTCAACAATATCCTTCCGATGATTCACTATGGGTCCGGTTGCCTGGGACGATCAATACGGGCGGCAACCTTTGCCAGCATTTGATCGGGAATCTGAGGACTTATGTTGGGCTTGCACTCGGCCAGGTCCATTATGTGAGGAACCGCGACGCGGAATTTACTGAGCGACTTTTTACACAAACAGAATTGCTCGTTGAGTTGGATGAACTGCTTCCCATCGTAGTGAAATCCGTGGAGAGCCTTTCGGATGCGCAGCTCGGTGCCGAATATCCCCGGAATGTACTGGATATGTTTGCTAATCAAACCACTGCATTGGTTCTTACCCATTTATTAACCCATTTATCATACCACTTGGGCCAGATCAATTATCACCGAAGATGGATCTCGACGCTTTAAGCAGTTTGTTAAGGGGGAAAAATTTGTTTAGAAAAGGCGCATAATAACGACTAAAATGAACATTCAATTAGAAAATGATCTGTTGCATCTGGAAGAGATTTTGGAAAATGTGAAGAATAGAAGTCTGGACTTTCTCACGCAACTCAATGACCTTCCTACCTATATTAAAGATCAGCAAGCCGATGCCGACACCTTGGGAATAAATGGGTTAGGCGTTGAGAAAAGCCTGGAACGGTTCAAAGAAAAATATCAGAAACTGATGGTAGCAAGTTCGGGGCCGAGATTTTGGGGCTTCGTTACCGGAGGTGCAACCCCAGCTGCCATTGCGGGTGACTGGCTCACATCTGTTTTTGATCAAAACACACAGAGCACGAGCGGAACAGGCGATGTTTCTGCGATTGTGGAAAAGCAAACGATCCGTTTGTTATGCCAGCTGTTCAACTTGCCTGAGGATTTCAACGGCGGTTTTGTCACGGGTGCGACCATGTCCAATTTCACGGGCCTTGCTGTGGGCAGGCAGTGGGCTGGTAAGAAATTGGGGATTGATATCTCCAAAGAAGGAATGTCGTCTGGCCTTGTTGTAATGGCCGCAACGCCGCATTCTTCGGTGATCAAATCGATTGCTATGCTGGGATTTGGCAGCAATAATCTGGTGAAGGTCAATGCACTGTCGGGCCGGGAGGCGATGGACATTTCGGATCTGGAAGCGAAATTAAATGAGAATAAAGGAAAACCGGTCATCCTGAATTGCAGCGCCGGAACCGTTAACACCGTCGACTTTGACGACATTAATGCGATTGTAGCATTGAAGAAAAAGTACGATTTCTGGCTGCACATTGATGCTGCTTTTGGCGGTTTCGTGGCTTGTTCTCCTGCGCACAATCATTTGCTCAAAGGCTGGGAGCAGGCCGATAGCATTACCATTGATTGTCACAAATGGATGAATGTGCCTTACGACAGTGCCGTGATCCTTGTGCGAAAAGAACATGATCGATTGCAGGTGGAGACTTTCCAGAATAGTAATGCACCGTATTTGGGAGACACTTTCGAGAATTTTTCTTACCTGAATCGTTTGCCCGAAAACTCGCGCCGGTTCCGTGCTTTACCCGCATGGTTTTCGCTGACGGCTTACGGACGGGACGGATTTCAGTGGATCGTGGAAAACAGCATTGCTCGCGCAAATGAGCTGGGTAATTACATTATAGGAAGCGAACTTTTCGAGCTGGCAGCGCCCGTAAGGCTTAATGTGGTCAGTTTCCGCCTGAAAAAATCGAATGAGGTGGCTGGTTTCCTGGAAAAACTGAACCAGAATGGTAAGGTCTTTATGACCCCGACAATGTTAGATGGCAAGAGCGCAGTACGTGCAGCATTTGTTAATTACCGGACCACTTCCGCCGACATTGCCATAGCAGTCAAAGAAATGGAAGCAGCTTATCATTCTCTGCTACAACCAGACTAGTAAACTGCCAGCTTGCGAACAACGCTCCGGCCATTCACGGTGACCTTCAATAAATAGGTCCCGGCAGCAACATTATCCGGCAAGAAGGGCGCGGGCGATTCTGTTAGGGTAATTGTTTTCTCAACCAGGATCCTTCCGGAAACGTCCATCAATTGCATTTCGGCTTTCAATGAAGCTCTTTCGGAAAGCTTGACCTGCATTTGCCGAGCCGAGGAAGGGTTAGGAATCACTTCTATGTCGAACGGTTTTGCATTGGGATTTACAGCAAGAATGATCTCTTGCAAACGAATGCTCGTAATGCGTGAATAGGAAATCCGGCCATCGAGCGCCACCATTTTAAGGCTGTAATAAATCGACTGGTTCAGATCAAGTTTTGGGCTTTGCTCGTCTTTGAAAATATAATTCTTGATGGTGGTAGAAGTAGGCCCGCCGGCCACGCGGCCTACTTCCGCCCATTTGAGATCATCCTGTGCTCGCTCGATCAGAAAATGTGAAAACGCATTTTCAAACTCGGTCGCCCAGGACAGGGTAACCACGTTCGCAGCGTCCGCTTCGCGTGAAAAACTAATGAGCTTAACGGGGTCGGCAAGCGTTACTTTAACATGAAATACATCAGTAATGCAATTCTGGGCATCCTTTACACTATAATCCGTTGTCTTATCCGGAGTAACGGTTATGGAGGATGTTTTGGCACCGTTGTTCCAAACGTATTCGCCTATGAAAGAAGATTTTAATTCGATGCTTTCGCCGGCATCAACTTCAATGGTCGTCTCATTGTTTACATCTTTCTCAATAGTGAATTGGTCATAAATTATTCCGTCAACGCCTATCCACTTGGCGTCGAGGCGGTTTCCTTCCACTTCCAGCACCATGCCGCCCGAGCGTTCTGCATCCGAATAATACATGGCTTTGTGGGGAAAACCGGCGGCCTTCGATCCCAGCTGTCCGGCCGAGCCCGAAACCACATATACGGTGCCCTTATTGATCCCCGATTTCTTTAAATAAGGACAAGATTCTTGTGACCCGTCGTATCGGCCAGAGGAATTGCTGACGTTATGTTTTGCCGGATCGAATGTGTCCGCTTTGTCATAATGTCCCTCCATAAGCCGCGAGCGCTCGTATACGTGGCTATGTCCGCAAAGGATAAGATCAACGCCGTTCCTTTCCAGGATGCCGATGAAATTTTCACGGATTTTAATCATATCAAGTTCGGTTTCCGAATTGCGCGAGCCCTGGGAATAGGGTGGGTGATGCCAGTATGCAACGATCCAATCCTTGTTCTGATTAGCCGCCAGGTCCTTTTTAATCCACTGGACCTGCCTGCCGAGTGTGTCATACAAGCGCGTCGCCTGGTCTTCTTTTCCATAAGAATCGAGGGACAGAAAATGCACATTGCCGTAATCGTAGGAATAGAAAGCCTCCGTTTCGGATGCTACACCGCCTGCTTCACCTTGTGTGGGCAATGTGAAAATGTCGTAATAGGGAACATTATGATCCTTCTGGCGGTCCGAATTGTCGTTGTTGTAATCGTGGTTTCCCGGAGTGGGGAAAACCGGGTTCTTTTTCAGGAAGTTGCTTTTGTAATGATTAAAAAAATTGGATTGATACTCGGCATCTTTTCCAAAAGCGTATGCATTATCGCCGAGCAGCAGCAGCGCGTTCATGTAATTTTGCCCCAGATAACTGGAAATCCTTTCACGCACCATGTCCTGCGTGGCTGAATTTGTCCCGCAGTCGCCCAGCACCCCGAATCTGTATTTTCCTTTTGTACCTGGTTCTGGCGCAGTTTCGAAATAGTTGTCTTCACCGCCTTCGAGGGTCTCGGTCCCAGAACCAATCGCATAATAATAGCGAGTGGCCGGATCCAGTTCCGACAATTTTACTTCGTGCTCCGTTTCTTTTGCGGCAAGGTTAACCAGCATGGTCAATGCAGCATATGAGGTGCCATAGCGAACCGTACTCGTGGTCGCTATGTCCGTGCGCCAGCGTATGACCATGCTGGTGGACGTGGCCGATTGCAGGTAAGGTCCACGCAGCAACGCGGTCTGCGCCTGCACACATGGCACTATGTAAATGAGTACAATGAGGAGTAAATATTTCTTCATATTTTGTCGGTTAGGGCATGCATAAAAGCGATAATGTCTTGTTTCTCCTGATCTGTGAGATTGAGCGGAAGCTTTGAAAGTGTTTGCTTGGGAATGTCCAGCCCGAGCCCTGCGCCGCCGCCTTGGTCGTAAAAATCAATTACTTTTTCGAGCGATGTAAATGCCCCATTGTGCATGTAGGGGCCGGTTACCGCAGCGTTCCTGACCGTCGGTGTTTTAAATGCGGCTTCGTAATAAGGAGTCGCGCGGATATCCATGCGACCATTATCCGGGTCTTTTTTCGGCTTCAAAAAATCGTCTGTGGCTGTTGTGCCGATGATTTCGAATTCTGTCAGTGCGTAGAATGGTGGGATAAGGCCATTGAACAGCGGCGCGAAGTGGCAGGTCCCGCATTGGGCCTTACCCATAAACAAATTGAATCCGCTGATCTGGGAGTCGGTCATGGCTTGCCGGTTTCCTGCTATATATTGGTCAAAATCAGATGCATAGGGATTTAATGTTTTGATAAATTCCGCCAGTGCTGAAAAAATCTGCTGCTCATCCTGCTTCTTTTTGCTTGTGTTTGGAAAAGCCTTTTTAAACACAAGTTTGTACGACTTGTCTTTGAGCAACATTCGCATGCTCCCCGCCGGACTCGCATTCATTTCGGAAGAATCGCGCATTACGGCTTCAATTTGCGCTTCCAGTGTTTTCGCGCGTCCGTCCCAGAACTGGTTATGCTGCGCTGCTGCATAAAATAGTGAAGGGGCATTTCTTTTTACGACTGCATGCGCCTTAATGCCCATGCTTTTTGGAAGGCCATCTGTAAAATAGTTGGCAGGATTGTGACAGGATGCGCAGCTTTTGGAACTGTTGCCGGACAGCCGTGTTTCAAAAAACAGCTTTTTCCCAAGCGCAGCCCGCTTTGAAGATAAACCTTCATCTCGCACCGAAGCGGCCGGTTGCAACGCCCCGGGGCTCAACATATGCGGCGCATCATAGCGTAACATCCCCGGCGCTGCCGTGTCCAGGCCCATTTCGCGGATCATCAGGTTCAAATGCTTTTGGAGCGGCAGCGCATTCCCGGTTAGGAATTTTAGCCGGTCAAATGAATCGAATTCTTCATTAACGCGGAGGAAGCGGACCGAACTTTCAAGATAATGCCTCACGCTGTCCTGCTTGCTGTGGTCCAGGTAAGGTTTCAATGTGAGGGAAATTGTTTCCATGGCAGACGCAGATTCCCATATGCCGCTCTTCAACTGGGGTGCGTCAAAACCTGTTATGCCGAGTGCGATAATGCGGATTAGTTCAAGCCGGACGGCGGCAAGCAATTGCTTGTCAGTAGTTTCAAATTTATATAGTAATGCGTGCAGGTCATTCGCTGCATTGGTCAGCAACGCCGCCTGAACCAGCAATTCTTTCTTGGAATCGGTTGTAATGCTGTCAAATAAAATAGCCTCCATATACTGCATACCGGCCGGTTCCATGTATTCCAGATGGGGTTCTTCAATTTCGTTTTTGGGTGCGCGGTTGTAAATCCGGGATGAAGTGTAGAAAAAATGTTCGAGAAAATATTCGATCCGTTTGTAAGCCAACCTGCTGTATATCAATTTAGTCTTGACATTGGCAATTGTTTCAGGCGCACCGGGGACCATATCCTCAACAGCTTGTTTGAGATCTGCCAGGCTTGATGCATAAGATTTGGAATCGACCCTGAACCGCGCAATGCTTTGCTCCACACCTATTTTACCAGACGCTGTTCTTCGGTTGAAAGCAAGTATCAGAAGGGACGCAAGAAGCAGGAGGGTAAAGGTTTTGGGCATCGGCAACGGGTTCAGTTTGCTCATATAATATTACAGAAAAAATCAGTTTTTCCCGCTATCCCGGGCTGTATTGCGTATAGTTGAACACGTTCCGCTTTATGACCGGGCGATTTTCCAGCAAAGCTTCTGGCATAGTAATTTATGTTACGGGCACATTCTGGTTCGTTTTAGTATCTGGATTTTTACAGAAAAAGAAAGCGGATCGCACATTCATCAACATTCACATTTGTATAATGATCGATACCCCAATCAGCAACGATTTTTCCGCAAAACAGTTGCAGCACCTGACCCTGGCGGGAGATGAGGAGCAGGATTCGCTCCCCAGGAACCTGCTTTGCTTTTCTCATCTCAGATGGGATTTTGTTTACCAACGTCCACAGCATTTGCTCACGCGGTTTTCAGACATTGCTGCGGTTTACTTTTTGGAAGAGCCGATATTCGGTAAAACCGATGTTCCATATCTAACTTTTTCCCAGCGCCTTCCGGAACTCTGGGTCTGCGTGCCGCACCTGGCCGACGGTCTTACCAAGGACGAGGTGAACGCGCAGCTGCGGGAACTGATCCGGGTATTTTTCATCAATAAAAAGCTTGACGAATTCATCTTCTGGTATTACACACCCATGGCGCTTGAATTTTCATCGCATCTGTCTCCGGGGCTTACCGTATACGATTGCATGGACGAGCTTTCGGCATTCAAGTTTGCGCCTGAATCCTTGAAAAGCCTGGAAAAGGAACTGATGACGCGGGCAGA of Dyadobacter chenhuakuii contains these proteins:
- a CDS encoding DUF1572 family protein; this translates as MKTEILVQLFERDLKKLRDEIQQYPSDDSLWVRLPGTINTGGNLCQHLIGNLRTYVGLALGQVHYVRNRDAEFTERLFTQTELLVELDELLPIVVKSVESLSDAQLGAEYPRNVLDMFANQTTALVLTHLLTHLSYHLGQINYHRRWISTL
- a CDS encoding metallophosphoesterase: MKKYLLLIVLIYIVPCVQAQTALLRGPYLQSATSTSMVIRWRTDIATTSTVRYGTSYAALTMLVNLAAKETEHEVKLSELDPATRYYYAIGSGTETLEGGEDNYFETAPEPGTKGKYRFGVLGDCGTNSATQDMVRERISSYLGQNYMNALLLLGDNAYAFGKDAEYQSNFFNHYKSNFLKKNPVFPTPGNHDYNNDNSDRQKDHNVPYYDIFTLPTQGEAGGVASETEAFYSYDYGNVHFLSLDSYGKEDQATRLYDTLGRQVQWIKKDLAANQNKDWIVAYWHHPPYSQGSRNSETELDMIKIRENFIGILERNGVDLILCGHSHVYERSRLMEGHYDKADTFDPAKHNVSNSSGRYDGSQESCPYLKKSGINKGTVYVVSGSAGQLGSKAAGFPHKAMYYSDAERSGGMVLEVEGNRLDAKWIGVDGIIYDQFTIEKDVNNETTIEVDAGESIELKSSFIGEYVWNNGAKTSSITVTPDKTTDYSVKDAQNCITDVFHVKVTLADPVKLISFSREADAANVVTLSWATEFENAFSHFLIERAQDDLKWAEVGRVAGGPTSTTIKNYIFKDEQSPKLDLNQSIYYSLKMVALDGRISYSRITSIRLQEIILAVNPNAKPFDIEVIPNPSSARQMQVKLSERASLKAEMQLMDVSGRILVEKTITLTESPAPFLPDNVAAGTYLLKVTVNGRSVVRKLAVY
- a CDS encoding cytochrome-c peroxidase, producing MSKLNPLPMPKTFTLLLLASLLILAFNRRTASGKIGVEQSIARFRVDSKSYASSLADLKQAVEDMVPGAPETIANVKTKLIYSRLAYKRIEYFLEHFFYTSSRIYNRAPKNEIEEPHLEYMEPAGMQYMEAILFDSITTDSKKELLVQAALLTNAANDLHALLYKFETTDKQLLAAVRLELIRIIALGITGFDAPQLKSGIWESASAMETISLTLKPYLDHSKQDSVRHYLESSVRFLRVNEEFDSFDRLKFLTGNALPLQKHLNLMIREMGLDTAAPGMLRYDAPHMLSPGALQPAASVRDEGLSSKRAALGKKLFFETRLSGNSSKSCASCHNPANYFTDGLPKSMGIKAHAVVKRNAPSLFYAAAQHNQFWDGRAKTLEAQIEAVMRDSSEMNASPAGSMRMLLKDKSYKLVFKKAFPNTSKKKQDEQQIFSALAEFIKTLNPYASDFDQYIAGNRQAMTDSQISGFNLFMGKAQCGTCHFAPLFNGLIPPFYALTEFEIIGTTATDDFLKPKKDPDNGRMDIRATPYYEAAFKTPTVRNAAVTGPYMHNGAFTSLEKVIDFYDQGGGAGLGLDIPKQTLSKLPLNLTDQEKQDIIAFMHALTDKI
- a CDS encoding type II toxin-antitoxin system PemK/MazF family toxin, whose protein sequence is MVIKRFEIYLVSLDPTVGSEIKKSRPCVVISPDEVNRSLNTVIIAPLTSTIKKYPTRIACSVANKAGQIALDQLRTVDKVRLSKKIGILDAETSEGVLDILKALFA
- a CDS encoding pyridoxal phosphate-dependent decarboxylase family protein, producing MNIQLENDLLHLEEILENVKNRSLDFLTQLNDLPTYIKDQQADADTLGINGLGVEKSLERFKEKYQKLMVASSGPRFWGFVTGGATPAAIAGDWLTSVFDQNTQSTSGTGDVSAIVEKQTIRLLCQLFNLPEDFNGGFVTGATMSNFTGLAVGRQWAGKKLGIDISKEGMSSGLVVMAATPHSSVIKSIAMLGFGSNNLVKVNALSGREAMDISDLEAKLNENKGKPVILNCSAGTVNTVDFDDINAIVALKKKYDFWLHIDAAFGGFVACSPAHNHLLKGWEQADSITIDCHKWMNVPYDSAVILVRKEHDRLQVETFQNSNAPYLGDTFENFSYLNRLPENSRRFRALPAWFSLTAYGRDGFQWIVENSIARANELGNYIIGSELFELAAPVRLNVVSFRLKKSNEVAGFLEKLNQNGKVFMTPTMLDGKSAVRAAFVNYRTTSADIAIAVKEMEAAYHSLLQPD
- a CDS encoding heavy metal translocating P-type ATPase, whose protein sequence is MIAITQTPFDYNAMKIEPDKKHIHQDSKDCCSADMPVLISHKKEHSHAAHDGHDHGDNDDHDHDHSHDHGSGSDAGLLKSRWMLWVSLAILFGFLFATFILKIEVDRNAEIVLMLTAYVLAGNKTIATAFRRVMRGDFFNEFTLMTIATIGAFYIGEFSEGVAVMIFYEIGELFQDLAVSRSKRSIKALLDIRPEQVTVIRDGKDIQVAPGSVAVGETIVVKAGEKVALDGTLKSLNGTFNTAALTGESVPDQKSQNEAVLAGMINTEKSVEVEVTALFKDSKLSRILEMVQEATGRKAPTQLLISRLAKIYTPIVFLLALLIILLPYFFVSNYVFDQWLYRGMVFLVIACPCALTISIPLGYFGGIGLASRNGILVKGANFLDVITKIDTLVSDKTGTLTKGVFKVQKVETILNINDFLTKTASLESYSTHPVAKAVVAHASGLRLIKPTDVQEISGHGLKGKIGEDLMLAGNLKLLDKFQVAYPSELASIAETIVAVAINNAYAGYITIADEIKEDALEAVLELKKLGIETIMLSGDKEAVVSHIAGQLQIGRSYGNLLPEDKVRIVEQLKAEGRHIAFAGDGVNDAPVIALAVVGIAMGALGSDVAIETADIVIQNDQPVKIASAIKVGKITKSIVYQNISAAMGVKVLVMILGAGGIATLWEAVFADVGVALLAILNAFRIQGKKI